The Hymenobacter sp. DG25A nucleotide sequence AAACGGCTCGGCTACCCCGGCCCAAAAGGCTTCCGGGTTTTCAACGCTGCGTTGGTAGGCATCGTGATATTCTTCCAGCGTGCGGATACGGGCGTGTTTCGTGGGATTTTCAGGCATGGGAATGGTGGTTTAGGGAGTTGTTCGATGTCAAATATTTCTTACTGTATTCTGAAGCCAACAAGCGCCGGGCTTTGCTTAGGATGACAGCCGGGTTTCGGGCTTATCAAAGGCCAGGCCCATTTTGTGGCGACTCATCACCTGCCGAATTTCGTCCAGAATGGCGGGGTCGTCGATGGTGGAAGGCACCGTAAAGTCGTCGCCATCGGCCAGGTGGCGCAGGGTTTTACGCAGTATTTTACCGGAGCGGGTTTTGGGCAGGCGCTTCACTACGGCCGCCTGCCGGAAGCAGGCCACGGCGCCAATTTGCTCCCGGATGCGCTGCACCAGCTCCTTTTCCAGCTGCTCCTCGCTGATAGTCTGGCCATCTTTCAGCACCACCAGCCCCACGGGTACCTGCCCGCGCAGCTCGCAGGCAATGCCCAGCACAGCGCACTCGGCCACGGCCGGATGGGCGGCCAGCAGCTCTTCCATCTCGCCAGTGCTCAGGCGGTGGCCGGCCACGTTGATGACATCATCTACCCGGCCCATAATGTAGAGGTAGCCTTCTTCATCCTGATAGCCCCCATCACCGGAAAAATAATACCCCGGAAAAGTCGTCAGGTAGCCGTGCTGAAAACGGGCATCATTGCGCCACAGGGTGGGCAGGCAGCCGGGCGGCAGGGGCAGCTTCACGGCTACTAGGCCGGTAGTGCCCGCCGGCACGCGCTGGCCGGCTTCGTCCAGAATCTGCACATCGTAGCCGGGCACGGGGTGGCCCGCTGAGCCGGCGCGTGGTGGGGGCACATCCGCCAGGCCTACCATGGTAGCCAGCATAGGCCAGCCCGATTCCGTTTGCCACCAGTGGTCTACCACCGGCACGCCCAAAGTCTGGCCGGCCCAGTTGTAGGTGGCGGGGTCGCACCGCTCGCCGGCCAGGAAAAGGTAGCGCAGGCTGCTTAGGTTGTATTGGCGGGCCAGCGCCCCTTCATGGTCTTCCTTCTTGATGGCCCGGATGGCGGTGGGCGCCGTGAACAGCACCCGCACCTGATGGTCCTGCACCACGCGCCAGAACGTGCCGGCATCGGGCGTACGTACGGGCTTGCCTTCAAACAGCACGGTGGTGCAGCCGTGCAGCAGCGGCCCATATACAATGTAGCTGTGGCCCACGGCCCAGCCAATATCCGAGGCGGCCCAGAACGTCTCGCCGGGCTGCATGCCATAAACAGCCGACATACTGTACTTGAGAGCCACGGCGTGGCCGCCGTGGTCCCGCACTACGCCTTTGGGCTTGCCGGTGGTGCCGCTGGTATAGAGAATATACAACAGGTCGGTGGCATCCACGGGCACGGCTTCTACCGGCTCGGCCTGCAGCAGCTGTTGGTAGTCAACGTCGTGGGGGGCATGCAGCTCCGCGGTGGCACAGTCGCGCTGCAGTACCACCACGTGGTCGGGCTGGTAGGTGGCCTGCCGGATGGCTTCATCTACCAGGGGCTTGTAGGGAATGACCTTGTCAATCTCAATTCCCGCTGAGGCGCAGATGATGAGGTTAGGCTGGGCATCATCAATGCGCATGGCCAGCTCATGGGGCGCAAAACCACCAAATACCACCGAATGAATGGCGCCCAGCCGCGCGCAGGCCAGCATAGCCACCACGGCTTCTGGCATGTTGGGCATGTAGATGATAACCCTATCCCCTTTCTCCACCCCCAGTGCCCGCAGGCCACCGGCCAAGCGGGCCGTGAGGTCCAGCAGCTCGCGGTAGGTGTAGCGGCTTACGGTGCTGGTCACCGGCGAGTCATAAATAAGCGCTACCTGGTCGGCGCGGCCGTTGGCTACGTGGTAATCCAGGCACAAATAGGCCGTGTTCAGCTTCCCGTCCTGAAACCAGTGGTAGAAGCCCGTATCAGTATCCTTGGTGAGCACAGGCCGGGGCGGCTTCTGAAACCACTGAATATGCCGGGCCTGCTCGGCCCAGAAGGCGTCCGGATCGGCCAGGCTGGCGGCGTAGGCAGCCGCGTAGGAAGTGGGTTTCATGGCGAGTGAGAAACAGGGAAGTGAGCGGAAATCGGGTTACTGGCAACGGGGTAAAAGCTGCCTTCAGGCGGGCGCCTGAAGCATCTCCTTTACTTTCTCCATGAGCTGGCGCGTACTGAAGGGCTTGGGAATGTAGAGGTCGGCGCCGGCATCATAGCCTTTCTGAATATCGGAATCTTTACTTTTTGCGGAAAGGAAAATGACGCGGGTGCCGGCCCGGTCGGGGCGCTGGCGCAGGTAGCGGCATACCTGATAGCCGTCCACGTCGGGCATCATCACATCCAGCAGTACCACGTTAAAAGCGGTGCGGTCCACGGCATCCAGCGCCTCAGTGCCATTGCGGGCAATGCTGACCTGGTAGCCGCTTTTGCGCATCAGAAATTCCAGAGACATGACGATGTTGGGCTCGTCGTCGACAATGAGAATATGTGGGGTCGTCGGCATGACGAAGGGAAGCTAGTGGTAAGAAAATGGGCCGTTGGCGGCGAAATGGTGGGGTGAGGTTTTCAGCTTACAGGGTCAGAAATGCGTTCAGGCGGGCGGGGCGTATTGCCCCGGTACCTCACCTACGGGCAGCTCCACGGCAAAAGTGGCGCCCTGGCCGGGCTGACTTTCCACCCAGATACGGCCGGCGTGGAGCTCCACAATTTTTTTGGTGATGGCCAGGCCCAAGCCCGAGCCTTCGGGCTTGCGCATGGTCTGGTGGCGGGCCTGAAAAAACTTGTCAAAGATGAGCTGATGAAACTCCGGGTCGATGCCTTTGCCATTGTCGCGGACACTGATGCGCAGCGCGGCGGCCGGCGCGCTTACCTCCACCTCAATGCGGCCGGTGCCATCGGCGCGGCAGGATTTCACGGCATTGGAAAGCAGGTTTACCAGCACCTGCATGAGCCGGTCCCGGTCGCCGAAGAGTGTGGGCAGGCCCGGCGGCACCCGCACATCCAGGTGTATGTGCTTGTCGCGCAGGAGCTGCCCCACGGCATCCAGAGCGTCGCTGATAACTTCGGCCACATTCACGGGGGCTTTGTCCAGCGTGGCCATACCCGACTCATACTTCTCCAGATCCAGCACCAGCGTAATCAGCCGGCTCAGGCGCTCCGACTCCCGGGTGATGGTATGCAGAAAGCGGTGACGCTCTTCTTCCTCCAGATCCGGGTTATCAGACAGGATTTCGGCCAGGGCCCGGATGCTGGTGAGCGGAGTGCGGAGCTCGTGGGTTACGGTGTACAGGAACTCGTCTTTGTGCTGGTCCAGCTCCTGCAGCTGGTCGTAGGCGGCCTGCAGCTCGCCGGTGAGGCGCTGGAGCTGGCGCTGCTGCTTTTGCAGCTGGCGGTTGGCTTCCAGCAGTTGCTGGCTTTCCTTCAAAATACCCACCACGTTATCAAAGCTGATATCCTCTACCCCCACGGAAGAGCGCAGCAGCATGCGGGCCGAGGCCGGGCCAATGGAGCCGGCCAGTAGCTTTTCGGCATAAGCCAGCAGGCGTGGGTCGGCCTGGGGCGGCGCCACGGATTCGGTAGCGTGGGCATCCGGGAAACGGGTTTGAAAGGCCCGCAGGGCCTGATTGGCGCGCTTCTTTCCCAGAAAGCCAGAGAGCAGGGCCCGCACATCAGGCAAGGGCGCGGCGCCCTGCCAGCCGGCCGGGCCTTCAAACAGGGCTCCGTTCCGGAAGATGTCCACGAAAATATCGGCCTGGCGCTGCTCCAGCGCGGAAGGTGCCCGCATCAACGACACGCCCACGTAGCAGCCGATATTAAAAAACCAGCTCCAGAACAGCCCGTGCGAGAGATAATCGAGGCCATTCAGGCCAAACAGCGCGAATGGGCGCAACACCCGTAGGCCAAACAGGCCCTCGGTTATCAATGAGTTGGGCAGCAGACTGGGGCCTACCATGGTGGGCATCACCAGCGTAAAAAACCAGATGATAAAGCCGGCCAGAATACCGGCGCTGGCTCCCTGCCGGGTGCCCCCTTTCCAGTACAACCCGCCCAGCACCACCGGCACAAACTGCGCTACTGCCGCAAACGACACCAGCCCAATGTTTACCAGCGGCAGCAAATGCCCTACCTCCACATAGTAGCCATAGGCCAGCAGCAGCACCAGCACCACGGCCAGGCGGCGGCTGTGCAGGGCCACCTGCCCCAGGTAGGCAAACCAGCGGGGCCCTTCAGCCCGGGCGGCCGGAATGCGCACCAGCAAGGGCATGAGCAGGTGGTTGCTCATCATTACGCTGAGCGCAATGGTTTCCACGATTATCATGGAAGAGGCTGCCGATAAGCCGCCCAGGTAAATCAGCAGGGCCAGCCAGGGCTTGCCGGCCTGCAGCGGCAGGGCCAGCACGAAGGTGTCGGCGTCCAGTTTACCGGCGGGGTCCAGCAGGCGGCCGCCAAAGGCAAGGGGCAGCACAAACAGGTTAATAATAATGAGGTAGAGCGGAAACAGCCACATGGCTTTGCGCAGGTGGTCCTCGTTCACATTTTCTACCACCGATACCTGAAACTGACGGGGCAGCAGCAGAATGGCGGCCATGCTGAGCAGCAGCAGCGTGAACCACTGCGCTCCGCTGGTGCCGGCGCCTTCCAGCGTGAACAACCGGCGCAAATCGGGCACGGCCGCGGCCCGCTCAAACACATCGGCAAAGCCATTAAACAAACCGTACGTTACGAACAAACCGGCCGCCAGAAACGCCACCAGTTTCACCATGCTTTCCAGGGCTACGGCCAGCACCATGCCCTCATGCCGCTCGGTAGCTTCAATAGACCGTACCCCGAAAATGATGGTAAAGAAGGCCAGCGCCACGGTGGTAAAAAACGCCGAGGAGCCCGCCAGCCAGCCATCCGCCAGCAGCGTTCCACCACCTCCAGTCATGATATCGAAAGAGGCAGCTATTGCTTTGATTTGCAGTGATATATAAGGCACAACCCCCAGCACACAAACCACCGTAACCAGGGCTCCCAGCCAAGCGCTTTTGCCGTAGCGGGCCGAGATAAAATCGGCAATGGAGGTGAGGCGCTGCTGCCGGCAGATGCGGATTATTTTTCGCAGAACCAGCCAGGCAGCCGGGGCCATAAGCGTGGGACCCAGGTAAATTCCTACAAACTCCAGCCCGAAGTGGGCGGCCCGCCCCACCGAGCCATAGTACGTCCAGGCGGTGCAGTATACGGCCATGCTCAGGGCGTATACATAGGGGTTGCTCACCAGGCTGCGGCGGGCCGCCGACCTACGCTCCGCCGCATACGCCACCCCGAATAGCAGGGCCAGGTAGCCGAAGGAAAAGCCGATGATGAGCAGAGTAGACATGGGGTATGCGAAGTGCTTTTTAATTCTTTGCCCGTACCAGCCAGCCGGTCAGCAGCACCAGTGTGGCCCATATCAGCAACACGTACAGGTACAACACCGGAACCCCGCCCAGCAGCATGTGGTGGTCAAAAACTGCCAGGAAAGGAAAGTTGAGCAGCACCGCAAACAGCAAAGACACAAACAGCAGCCGCTGCCCGCGCCGTTGCTCCGGCCGCTCCTGAGGTGAGATGGACATACTTCTTGGGGCTTGATTTTCAATTCTGCCGGCCTTCTGCCACCGCCCGCAGAGCCGGGCGTGTACCTAAGCTAGCGTTTCTATCTTACTCAGGCAGTTTGCCTGCTTTTGCCAGAGCGTGCCACTTGCAGCAAAAGCCCTGTTATGCAAAGTCCGCCGAACCACCGGCCCGACGGACTTCACTCACCAAATCAGGCAATTGCATGGCCGGTAAAGAAGCCGGAATCCCGGCCTGTTTCTTAGGCCGAGGGGTTTTCTTCAATCAGCTTCACGTTGCGCACATCTTTCATCAGCATGGTGCCGATAATCCAGCAGATGAAGGCAATACCCACCGGATAGACCAACCCGGCCAGAGTGCTATGCTCCTTAATGAAGGGCGTATCAGAAGCAGCGGCCCGCAGGGTAAGCGCCGTGGCAATAAAGGGCACAAAGCCGCCAAATACGCCGTTGCCGATGTGGTAAGGCAACGAGAGCGAAGTGTAGCGCACCTTGGTAGGGAACAGCTCAACCAGATAGGCAGCAATAGGTCCGTAAGCCATCGTCACGAACAGCACCAGGCAGAACACCAGGGCCGTCATGGCTACCAGATTGGGTTGCAGGGCCTTCATTACGGCCGGTACGGCTTTGCCGGTGGCATCTACCGTGGCGGCGGTTACTTCCGTTAGGGGGCCGGCAAACTGCTTCAGGCCATAGAAGATAGGCACCGTGAAGAGCGCACCGCAGAGCAGGCCCATCATGATTATTTTCTTGCGGCCAATCCGGTCGGAAAGGGAGCCGAAGTACACGAAGAAAGGCGTGGCCAGCAGCAGGGCGGCGCACAGCACCAGACTGGCATCTACCAGGTCCACTTTCAGGGTATTCAGCATGAAGGAGTACGCGTAGAACTGGCCGGTATACCACACTACACCCTGGCCCATGGTAGCGCCAAACAGCGAGATAAGCACCAGACGACGGTTTACGGGGTTTACAAACGATTCCCGCAGCGGGTTGGTGCTGGTTTTGCCTTCCGACTTCGCCTTGGCAAACAGCGGCGACTCGTGCAGCTTGCGGCGGATGTAGTACGAGGCAATTACCAACAGGCCGGAAAGCAGGAACGGAATGCGCCAGCCCCACTCTTTGAAGGCTTCCTCCCCCATGGTTTTGCGGGTAACGATGATAACCAGAATGCTCAGAAACAGGCCGGCCGTGGCCGTAATCTGAATAAAGCTGGTGTAGTAGCCGCGCTTGTGGTCCGGGGAGTGCTCGGCCACATACGTGGTGGCACCACCGTACTCGCCGCCCAGGGCCAGGCCCTGCAGCAGGCGCAGCAGCGTCACAATAATGGGCGCAGCAATGCCAATTTTATCGTAGCTCGGAATAAGGCCCGTAACGAAAGTGGCCCCGCCCATAATCAGGAGCGTGAGCAGGAACGTGTACTTGCGCCCAATCATGTCGCCGATGCGCCCGAAGAACAGCGCCCCGAAGGGCCGCACAATGAAACCAGCGCCAAACACGGCCAGCGTGCCCAGAATGGTATCCTCAATCTTACCGGAGGTACCAAACAGCACCGGCCCGATGATGGCGGCCAGGGAGCCGAAAATGTAGAAGTCGTACCACTCAATGACGGTGCCTACCGAGGAGGCGGTAATCACCTGCCAGATTTTACTCTTGGAAACGGTGTTGTTATCGTGGGCTACGGCATCGTTGGTGGCGGTGCCGCCCAGGGGCGCAGGGCTGGCATAGGCCGCCGCGTTGCGCTGGGGAATATTTTCGCTCATGGGAGTTGGTGGGCTTTTTTTGGTGAGATTTTAGCGACCAGTTGTCGGGGGCTGGTTAACAAGGGTAGTTGTTGGGGACGTTATTCCTGTCAACTCTATACCAGCCAAATGCCTACAGGAAAATCTGGGTCTGCAGCGTGACTTCGGGCTTGTAGTCCAGGCTATTGAAGTTGCCCGTGCTGGGCACGTAGCCTTCAAAATCGGGCCGGGCGCGGTAGTTCAGGGTTACTTTGGCGTTGTGGCCATCGAGCAGCACGTTTACGCCGGCATCGTAGACATTCACGGCCTTAGTATCGCCATTGCTGAAGTGCAGACCCTCGTAGTTGCTATGCAGGTAAGCCACATAAGGCTGCAGGCGGGCTTTGGGGCCTAACAGGCGCTGGGGCAGCAGGTAGCCTACCTGGCCATAAAACGACCCACCCGTGCCCGACTGCGGCACCGCGTTACCACGGGTGGGCGCGGCGCCATAGCCGGGGTTTTCGGGGCCGATGAAGCGGACATGGTTCGGCCCCATGTTATAGTTGTAGTACACGCCGTACAGGGTGAGGGCTGTGCGCGAGGCCGTATCCAGGGGCACATCGTAGAAAGCATCTACCCCGAACATCTTCAGGCTGTGCTTATTCGTTGCAATCTGACCAAACGGGTCCGCCAAAACGGCCGGGGTCACCGTCACCACGCTCGACGTAGGGCGCGAGTACATGGCGTCTTTATTATAGAGGAAGCCGGCGCCTACACTAAATACGCGCTTAGCCCCGAGGTATGTGCCCGTGAAGTAGGGCAGCAGGTTGGCTTCGGGCTCCAGAAAGTTATAGCTCACATAGCCCTGATACACGTGCGTGGTATTCTGGGGGCTGTAAGCGGCAATGTTGGTTCCGGTATTCGTGGTCACTCCGTCGCCGTTGGTGCTACTGATGCCCAGGCTAAGCGGGGTGCTGGTCACGTTTGTCAGGAAAGGGTCGCTGACGGAGAAGCGGTAGTCGAGTTTGTTGATGCGCCCTTTCGCATAAACGCCCAGCCAGCGGGCAAACTGGTCAGTAGCCTCAATGGTTGGGAAATTGGTCAGCGGTAAGTCTATCGGCATAATGCTGGTAGTACTGGCGCTGGTAAGCCGGGAAATGCCGTTCAGGTAGTGCAGGCCACCTCCCAAGCTCAGGTATTTATTCACTTTGTACTCCGTTACGGCCTCGTGAATAAAGAACTGAGGCTTCTTGCCGTCAACGGTTGGCGTGATACCACCCCCTACGGCGTTCTGGTTGTTGATACCAAAGTGGGTATAAATGACGAAGCGCGGATTCAGCTGCGCGAGCAGCACCAGGCGGGAGCGGCGCAGGCCAAAATCAATCTGGCCCTTTTGAGTTTTGCCCGGCGCCCGTAGGGTACCTTTGTTATTCTCCGTGTAACGCGTGTACACCTGGTGCCACGACATAACCCGCAGATACTTAGACCCATCGGGCGACAGATTGAACTTCATGCCCGCGCCATAAGGAGTTGATTTGGTGGGCGCCGGTGGCGTGGGTGGCACTGCCGGGGCGGCGGGCGCTGGCGCCGGCTGCCCGGGTGATGGTGGCACTACTTGTGCCGAAGCTCCGGCCGCGGCCAAGAGCGCACTGATAGTCAGGGCGTAACGGGCGTTTCGCATAGAATTAGGGTGGGTTGGGGAGGTGGTTGATAAGGGGCACACACCGTAACTGGGCAACGCTACCCGGCTCGATTGGCCCAAGTAGGAAAATCCCCACCCAGAAGTCACGCCCTTGCTATACTTCCGCTAAACCCTATAGCCCTACCCCTGCCTAAACCGCTCCCACCGTATCATCATGTACTTATCGCCCAGCTCCGTCACTATCAAACCGGCACCTTTCAGGTTTTCTGGTTTCATGAAATACTCGGCCAGCTCCTTCTGGTTCAGAATTTTATAGGTAGGATGATACTCCGTCTGCCGGGGCGCTTTCACGCCGTATTTTTTCACCCAGTTCATGACGGAAACGTGGCTTACACCCAGTAAACGCTCAATTTCGCGGTAGCTCACGCCTTCCACATACAGCTGCAACGCTTTAATAACGTAGTAAGGATTTGTCTCCTTGCCGGTTTTGGCCACTGAATAATGGTAGCCGCAGTTTTTGCACTTATACCGCTGCCGGCCGCCCACCACGCCGCTTTTAGTGGCCTCTACCGATTCACACTTAGGACAACGAAGCTGGGCCATTAGGACGATGGAGCGAAAAGAGGTAAAAGAGCTATACCTATTTAGTAAAGATATAATAAATTAGCAAAAACCAGCTGATTACCCAGACCCTTGCCGGAGAATGAAGAAAATTAGAGGCCTAAGGCGCCATAGCCGTTGGTTACGGAAAAGGTGTGAAAGCCCGGCCGGGCTTTCTTTGGCCGGTTGGCAAAGTCGGCAGTACGATTATGCCAGGCTGTGGTTGGGGCCCTGGCATGGTCATCAGCCACCACCTCCGCGGTGGGTACGCCAACAGGCGGCTCAACACCTGCTGTTAACTTTTTCCCACTGGCAAACGGCGCTTTCCGGGCAATCGGAGCCCTATTATCTGGCTATCTGGCTGGTATCTTCTGCTTTTGCGCATAACTCCCAGGTGGTGGCTGGCCGGCAGGAACGCATAGAGAGATATGAGGGTATTTTTGGGAGCCGGTCTTGGAAGGACCTCCATTACCAGCGGAATATCAGCAGCTGCCCGGCGCCGATAAGCTCACCTGGCGCACTTTTACCTGGGAAGAGTTACTGGATGCTCAAGATTATCCGGAAGGTTGGCCGGCGAAAATGCTGCAACGCCCCCACCGTACCTCTCAGACATCGGAAGACCAAGAACACTTACTGGTGCAAACGGGCTGGGTTTGGGTAGGCACCTTGTCTGAGCATCCGTGAAAACCACTGTTGCTAGTTTTGACGGAGCACTACCGCCAGCAAGGCGTCTACAGCCAGGCTCAAACGGCGCATGTCCAACCGGTCAGGGGTATCGGTGGGTTCGTGGTAGTGCTTATTGCGGTAGAAGGCGGTATCAGTCAGGAGTACGGCCGGGTAGCCAAAGTGCCAGTAGTTAAGATGGTCGGAAAAGTCGATGCCGGGCAGCCAGACAGGGGCCGTGAACCGCTTTACCGGCAGTGTGGCCGCCGCCTTGTAATGCCGCGCAAACTGACGGGCAAAACGCCCGTCGCCAATTTTCCGGGCCACAGTTACGTAGTTCCCTCTACTGCCATATATCCATTTTAAAGGTGCTACCGGGTAATCCTGGGTTCCTTTCTGGTCGTCGTAATAGCCCAGCATTTCCAGTGCCACCATACCGCGCACGGTCACCCCGGCTTTGTGCAGGCTCTGGGCGTGCACGTAGCTACCCATCTGTGGGGTTCGAAAAAACGGGGGTTCTTCCAGCGTGTAGGCCACCACATCTACCCGGTAGGGTAAGGCAGGCTGCCGACCCAGCAGGCGGGCTACTTCCAGCAGGGCTGCTACGCCGGTACCATTATCATCGGCGCCGGGCTGCTCGCCGCATACATCATAATGCGCCCCAATAATAAGTCGCGGCCCCTCCACTGGGCCAAAGCTGCCCAATATGTTGCGGTAGGTGCGTCCGTTTACCTCGTATGGCTGCTCGGTTGGTCGGGCCCCTGCCGCCGCCAGCCCGGCCTTAATATATTCCGCCGCTTGATTTAAGCTGGCCAGGTGTAGATGGTTACGCGGCTCTGGGGTGGTAGTGAGAGCTACTAAGTGGCGGTGCAGGAGCGCCGTATCAGCCATTGCACTGGGTTGCTGGGCCGAGGCATAGGTGATAATCAATAGCCAGAAACAAACCGTACACCCAAATCGAAGCAGCATATAGATGGAGGCAAAGTAGAAGAAGCCTTATGTAGCAAGCCCAGCCTGAATTCTGACTGATAATGGCAAGTTGACCCAGGAACGGGGTATTTTACTTTAAAAGATCAGCCTATACCCCGGCTTCGTCAATAAATTCAGGGGATACAGAGAGGGTGAGCCAGACCCCGTTTTCGGATAAATAAAATGATGCCCCCGCGCGGTGCAGCTTTCCGGCCTGCACGGTTAGCACCACCGGCCGGCCATGGCGGCGACCTACGGCGGTGGCCGTTTCCGCATCTGAGGAGAGGTGCACATGCTGCCGGGAGCCCCGCTGCAGCCCGCTCTCCCGAATAGAAGCCAGAAAACGGGTGGCCGTGCCATGGTACAGCACTTCCGGTGGCACCACCGCTTCCAAAGCTAAATCCACCGCCACCGAATGGCCCTGATTTGCCCGGATCAACTGCTCATCGGCTGAAAAAGCAAAACGCTTTTTCTCGTTTGTGGCCACCACTTCCCGAAGCTGGTCCAGGGTTACTTCGGGGTTCCGGGTTTGCAAAGCGGCCAGCAGATCCGCTACGCTCACCCAGCCCTGCGCATCCAGCTCCAGGCCCAGCTCCTCGGGTTTGTGCCGCAATACGTAGCTCAGCGTCTTACTTAAGGCCTGGTTCTGCATAGCAATGGGTATTGTATCATATTTGTGGGCTTGAAAGTACTACGTTGTTCTTTAGGCCCCTCATTGCTGCTTCACCTTCTCCCCACTATGTCCACTCCCACCCCGTTCCGCACCATCACGCCCGGCACACTATCCAAAACCGACTGGCACCAATGGATGCTCAGCGCCATTGCCCCGCGGCCTATTGCCTTCGTGAGCACTATTTCCCTGGATGGGGAGGTAAATCTGAGTCCGTTCAGCTTCTTCAACGTGTTCAGCTCCAACCCGCCCACGCTCATTTTCTCCCCCGCCAACCGCGTGCGCGACAACACCCAAAAGCATACCCTCTACAACGTGCGCGACGAAGTACCGGAGTGCGTGGTCAACATCTGTGACTATGCCCTGGTGGAGCAGATGTCCTTGGCCTCCACCGAGTATGAGCGGGGCGTGAATGAGTTTCACAAAGCCGGGCTCACGGAGCTGAAATCGGATGTGGTGCGCCCACCGCGCGTGGCGGAGTGCCCGGTTTCCTTTGAGTGCGTGGTGGAGCAGGTAATTCCGGTGGGCGACTCCAACGGCGGCGGCAACCTGGTTATCTGCCGCGTGGTGCAGGCCCACTACCGCGAGGATATTTTGCTGGAAAACGGCCCGGGCGTAGACCCGCATAAGTTTGAAGCCGTGGCCCGCCTGGGCGGCGACTGGTACTCGCGCGTGACGCCGGAAAGCCTCTTCGAAGTGCCCAAGCCCAACCGCAACAAAGGCATCGGCATTGATCAGTTGCCGGAGCACATCCGCCATTCCCATCTGCTGACGGGCAACAACCTGGGGCGCCTGGCCAATATTGAGGCCGAAGCCATACCCACCCCCGAGGCCGTTGCCGAGTTCCGCCAGGAGCCATTAGTAAGCTACACCCTCAACAAATACCGCAACAACCCCACGGAGCAGCACCAACAGCTCATGCTGCTGGGGAAAAAGCTGCTGGAAAACGGGCAGCTGCCGGATGCCTGGAAAGTGTTGCTACTAGCCGCGCCGGTAGCATAACCGGCCAAACAGAACGCCATACGGCGGTTTATTTTTTCAGCCAGACGGGTTAGGGTTATGCAGGCAGACAGCCAAAAATCGTGTCATGCAGAGCCGAAGGCGAAGCATCTCGCGTGCTGACCTTGTTGGGAAAAAGAACGTCATGTCGAGCTTGTCGAGACATCTCGCGTGCTGATGTTGCCAAGGTATACCACTCTAGCGAGAGGCTTCGGCTGGGCTCAGCATGACCGTTACTTTGGCAACATCAGCACGCAAGATTCCTCGATCCTGGCTTGATGCGCCACATGCTCGGAATGACGTTCTTATCTGGACCAAAAGCCGGTATTCCCTGTCCCAATTTCTGCGTTTACCTAATTCAGTGAGCAGCTCATTTCGTAGAGAGCCA carries:
- a CDS encoding propionyl-CoA synthetase — encoded protein: MKPTSYAAAYAASLADPDAFWAEQARHIQWFQKPPRPVLTKDTDTGFYHWFQDGKLNTAYLCLDYHVANGRADQVALIYDSPVTSTVSRYTYRELLDLTARLAGGLRALGVEKGDRVIIYMPNMPEAVVAMLACARLGAIHSVVFGGFAPHELAMRIDDAQPNLIICASAGIEIDKVIPYKPLVDEAIRQATYQPDHVVVLQRDCATAELHAPHDVDYQQLLQAEPVEAVPVDATDLLYILYTSGTTGKPKGVVRDHGGHAVALKYSMSAVYGMQPGETFWAASDIGWAVGHSYIVYGPLLHGCTTVLFEGKPVRTPDAGTFWRVVQDHQVRVLFTAPTAIRAIKKEDHEGALARQYNLSSLRYLFLAGERCDPATYNWAGQTLGVPVVDHWWQTESGWPMLATMVGLADVPPPRAGSAGHPVPGYDVQILDEAGQRVPAGTTGLVAVKLPLPPGCLPTLWRNDARFQHGYLTTFPGYYFSGDGGYQDEEGYLYIMGRVDDVINVAGHRLSTGEMEELLAAHPAVAECAVLGIACELRGQVPVGLVVLKDGQTISEEQLEKELVQRIREQIGAVACFRQAAVVKRLPKTRSGKILRKTLRHLADGDDFTVPSTIDDPAILDEIRQVMSRHKMGLAFDKPETRLSS
- a CDS encoding response regulator transcription factor — encoded protein: MPTTPHILIVDDEPNIVMSLEFLMRKSGYQVSIARNGTEALDAVDRTAFNVVLLDVMMPDVDGYQVCRYLRQRPDRAGTRVIFLSAKSKDSDIQKGYDAGADLYIPKPFSTRQLMEKVKEMLQAPA
- a CDS encoding sensor histidine kinase; amino-acid sequence: MSTLLIIGFSFGYLALLFGVAYAAERRSAARRSLVSNPYVYALSMAVYCTAWTYYGSVGRAAHFGLEFVGIYLGPTLMAPAAWLVLRKIIRICRQQRLTSIADFISARYGKSAWLGALVTVVCVLGVVPYISLQIKAIAASFDIMTGGGGTLLADGWLAGSSAFFTTVALAFFTIIFGVRSIEATERHEGMVLAVALESMVKLVAFLAAGLFVTYGLFNGFADVFERAAAVPDLRRLFTLEGAGTSGAQWFTLLLLSMAAILLLPRQFQVSVVENVNEDHLRKAMWLFPLYLIIINLFVLPLAFGGRLLDPAGKLDADTFVLALPLQAGKPWLALLIYLGGLSAASSMIIVETIALSVMMSNHLLMPLLVRIPAARAEGPRWFAYLGQVALHSRRLAVVLVLLLAYGYYVEVGHLLPLVNIGLVSFAAVAQFVPVVLGGLYWKGGTRQGASAGILAGFIIWFFTLVMPTMVGPSLLPNSLITEGLFGLRVLRPFALFGLNGLDYLSHGLFWSWFFNIGCYVGVSLMRAPSALEQRQADIFVDIFRNGALFEGPAGWQGAAPLPDVRALLSGFLGKKRANQALRAFQTRFPDAHATESVAPPQADPRLLAYAEKLLAGSIGPASARMLLRSSVGVEDISFDNVVGILKESQQLLEANRQLQKQQRQLQRLTGELQAAYDQLQELDQHKDEFLYTVTHELRTPLTSIRALAEILSDNPDLEEEERHRFLHTITRESERLSRLITLVLDLEKYESGMATLDKAPVNVAEVISDALDAVGQLLRDKHIHLDVRVPPGLPTLFGDRDRLMQVLVNLLSNAVKSCRADGTGRIEVEVSAPAAALRISVRDNGKGIDPEFHQLIFDKFFQARHQTMRKPEGSGLGLAITKKIVELHAGRIWVESQPGQGATFAVELPVGEVPGQYAPPA
- a CDS encoding MFS transporter, whose protein sequence is MSENIPQRNAAAYASPAPLGGTATNDAVAHDNNTVSKSKIWQVITASSVGTVIEWYDFYIFGSLAAIIGPVLFGTSGKIEDTILGTLAVFGAGFIVRPFGALFFGRIGDMIGRKYTFLLTLLIMGGATFVTGLIPSYDKIGIAAPIIVTLLRLLQGLALGGEYGGATTYVAEHSPDHKRGYYTSFIQITATAGLFLSILVIIVTRKTMGEEAFKEWGWRIPFLLSGLLVIASYYIRRKLHESPLFAKAKSEGKTSTNPLRESFVNPVNRRLVLISLFGATMGQGVVWYTGQFYAYSFMLNTLKVDLVDASLVLCAALLLATPFFVYFGSLSDRIGRKKIIMMGLLCGALFTVPIFYGLKQFAGPLTEVTAATVDATGKAVPAVMKALQPNLVAMTALVFCLVLFVTMAYGPIAAYLVELFPTKVRYTSLSLPYHIGNGVFGGFVPFIATALTLRAAASDTPFIKEHSTLAGLVYPVGIAFICWIIGTMLMKDVRNVKLIEENPSA
- a CDS encoding terminase gpP N-terminus-related DNA-binding protein, with the translated sequence MAQLRCPKCESVEATKSGVVGGRQRYKCKNCGYHYSVAKTGKETNPYYVIKALQLYVEGVSYREIERLLGVSHVSVMNWVKKYGVKAPRQTEYHPTYKILNQKELAEYFMKPENLKGAGLIVTELGDKYMMIRWERFRQG